A stretch of Brachyhypopomus gauderio isolate BG-103 chromosome 3, BGAUD_0.2, whole genome shotgun sequence DNA encodes these proteins:
- the tor2a gene encoding prosalusin, which produces MLLSLLLVCFITTVKCFEMKAIYCTISDSCDCDFKPNIQGLEWDLYKNLYGQHLAQDIVSESVVKFLQTENPDRPLVLSFHGASGTGKSMVSTMLVRYLYGTAMGSPYIHQYVPTLHFPLADRVKQYRSELKRWVQGNLTACARSIFIFDEMEKMPPGVIDVLEPFLGPSHVVFQTNYRKAIYVFISTVGEEVINRVALESRQAGRDREEIQREELEGAIADAVYNNKNSGFYHSLIISEKRIAHFVPFLPLQRRHVERCALRDLCQRGECQRKDVAVAVGGAMSYMPQVGQHFSSTGCKLVPAKVNLFL; this is translated from the exons ATGTTATTGTCACTGTTGTTGGTGTGTTTTATAACCACAGTTAAATGTTTTGAGATGAAGGCAATATATTGTACTATATCTGACAGCTGTGACTGTGACTTCAAGCCGAACATACAGG GCTTGGAGTGGGACCTTTATAAAAATTTATATGGGCAGCATCTGGCACAAGATATTGTGTCGGAGTCGGTAGTGAAGTTCCTGCAGACCGAGAACCCAGACAGACCACTGGTGCTGTCGTTCCATGGGGCATCAGGGACTGGTAAAAGTATGGTCAGTACCATGCTGGTCCGCTACCTTTATGGGACAGCCATGGGAAGCCCATACATCCATCAGTATGTCCCCACGCTGCACTTTCCTTTAGCTGACCGGGTGAAGCAATACAGG TCAGAACTGAAGCGCTGGGTGCAAGGTAACCTTACAGCCTGTGCTCGCTCAATTTTCATTTTTGATGAGATGGAGAAGATGCCCCCTGGAGTGATTGATGTGCTAGAACCATTCCTTGGGCCCTCACATGTTGTTTTCCAGACCAACTACCGCAAGGCTATCTATGTTTTTATCAG CACCGTAGGCGAAGAAGTCATTAACAGAGTCGCACTAGAGAGCCgtcaagcagggcgggacagaGAAGAGATCCAGAGAGAGGAGCTAGAGGGGGCCATTGCTGACGCAGTGTACAACAATAAGAACA GTGGATTCTACCATTCCTTAATAATTTCTGAAAAGCGAATAGCTCATTTTGTGCCCTTCCTGCCTTTGCAACGGCGCCACGTGGAGCGTTGTGCCCTGCGAGACCTCTGCCAACGGGGTGAGTGCCAGCGCAAAGACGTGGCAGTGGCAGTAGGGGGCGCCATGTCCTACATGCCACAGGTTGGCCAACACTTCTCAAGCACAGGGTGCAAGCTAGTACCTGCCAAAGTCAACCTTTTCCTCTGA
- the sh2d3cb gene encoding SH2 domain containing 3Cb translates to MEHVGEYVMFSKEACLLDTPAEKLRKELEEELALGNSSLQSHGWYHGRIPWEVSDSLLHRDGDFLIRDSLSSSGDYVLTCRWNCQVLHFLISKVLLRSSDEYTRTQYILEGEAFDSISTLVHFYVGNEAPITKHSGAHIYTPVNRTLPLCYLEAMFGQAQTSPEGTPLNSPVRGKAGLKKRSSVAVTEALEIELVNPQREAVKSFVGNLKQHVVVTSSPTPLNTLCRRRRSPSCNRKFVVVPSSPVLERPNEAQLYPSTTENSAVNCLEPTLNIWSTMTQSCHSTPAETSTLLSSSAISPHSHSPVGPPHSGQEDQTVPGLVEEDNGDYLMPLVVETASSFRPSMYQSPLLPAENKPLETRVLKRVKKVLTDADTKAIAMHITKVDCMVSRILDVPNERSTGMGVSSGMELLTLPQGHHLRQDLLERSHTMSIMLAVEILGCTGSVEERGALLHRAISLAFELKSNLGNMFGFAAVMRVLELSQIARLENTWMVLRQKYTESAVLYEKTLRPSLKRMNDGKEVCNLLETTIPHVLPLLVLLEKSTVTLEGSESWESLDAGMDSVLWHLNTARSIACHGDTFSSNAKAKLQGFQEHPDILEVFLTEFQMRLLWGSHGAEKSRDERYEKFDKVLTALSYRVEPPQPVQ, encoded by the exons ATGGAACATGTTGGTGAATATGTGATG TTTTCAAAAGAGGCGTGCCTGTTGGACACACCGGCGGAGAAACTGAGGAAAGAACTGGAAGAGGAGCTGGCACTCGGCAACAGCAGTTTACAAAGTCATGGCTGGTACCATGGACGCATACCTTGGGAG GTATCGGACTCCCTGCTGCACCGGGATGGGGATTTCCTGATTCGGGATTCTCTCTCCAGTTCGGGAGACTACGTCTTAACCTGCCGCTGGAATTGCCAGGTTCTCCACTTCTTAATCAGCAAAGTTCTCCTCAGATCCAGTGATGAGTACACACGGACGCAGTATATTCTGGAGGGAGAAGCGTTTGACTCCATTTCGACCTTGGTCCATTTCTATGTGGGTAATGAGGCTCCCATAACCAAGCACAGTGGGGCACACATCTATACACCAGTAAATAGGACACTCCCACTGTGCTATCTGGAGGCGATGTTTGGCCAGGCTCAGACCAGTCCAGAGGGGACTCCGTTAAACTCACCTGTGCGTGGGAAAGCAGGCCTGAAGAAAAGATCTAGTGTTGCAGTGACAGAGGCTCTGGAAATAGAGCTAGTTAACCCTCAGAG GGAGGCAGTCAAGAGCTTTGTTGGAAACCTCAAACAGCACGTCGTAGTGACTTCATCCCCCACGCCACTGAACACAC TCTGCAGACGGAGAAGGAGTCCATCGTGCAACAGGAAGTTTGTTGTGGTCCCCTCATCTCCCGTTCTGGAAAGACCCAATGAAGCACAGCTTTATCCCTCCACCACAGAAAATAGTGCAGTGAACTGTTTGGAGCCTACACTCAACATCTGGTCTACCATGACACAGTCCTGTCACAGTACACCAGCAGAGACCAGCACCCTGCTGTCCAGCTCTGCCATCTCCCCACACAGCCATAGTCCCGTAGGGCCTCCCCACAGTGGACAAGAGGACCAGACTGTGCCCGGCCTCGTGGAGGAGGACAATGGGGATTATTTAATGCCTCTCGTTGTTGAAACAGCCTCTAGTTTCAGACCCAGCATGTACCAGTCACCCCTGTTGCCTGCAGAGAACAAACCCCTAGAAACAAGGGTGCTGAAGAGAGTTAAGAAAGTGCTAACAGATGCTGATACAAAAGCCATTGCCATGCACATCACAAAAGTCGACTGCATG GTTTCTCGCATACTGGATGTACCCAACGAGAGATCGACGGGGATGGGAGTGAGTTCTGGAATGGAGCTACTTACTCTCCCTCAAGGGCACCATCTCCGACAAGACCTGCTAGAAAG GTCCCACACCATGTCTATCATGCTGGCAGTGGAGATACTGGGTTGCACAGGAAGTGTGGAGGAAAGAGGGGCCCTATTGCACAGAGCTATCTCTCTGGCCTTTGAGCTGAAGAGCAATCTGGGaaacatgtttggctttgctgcGGTTATGAGAGTCTTGGAATTATCACAG ATTGCTCGGTTGGAGAATACGTGGATGGTTTTACGTCAGAAATACACCGAAAGTGCTGTCCTATATGAGAAAACCCTCAGGCCGTCATTGAAGAGAATGAATGACGGAAAGG AGGTCTGCAATCTTTTGGAGACAACTATTCCTCATGTGCTCCCTCTGCTGGTCCTACTGGAGAAGAGCACGGTCACTCTGGAAGGGTCCGAGTCATGGGAAAGTCTGGACGCCGGGATGGACTCTGTGCTGTGGCATTTGAACACCGCACGGTCCATTGCATGCCACGGGGACACCTTCTCCTCCAACGCAAAGGCAAAGCTACAAG GTTTCCAGGAGCATCCAGACATTCTGGAAGTTTTCTTGACGGAGTTCCAGATGCGACTTCTGTGGGGGAGCCACGGAGCGGAGAAGAGCAGAGACGAGCGCTATGAGAAGTTTGACAAAGTGTTAACAGCCCTGTCCTACAGGGTGGAACCTCCTCAGCCAGTACAATGA